GGGCGGCCATCGGGGGGGTTCCCCGGGCGCGACCCGGCGGATTGCGGTGCGCTGATCCCGTCCCGGTACAGACCGTCCAAATCCTCGGCTGGCACCGGTCGGCTCCACAGATAGCCCTGCGCCAACGGGCAGCCGAGCGAACCGAGCAGATCCGCTTGGCCGACGGACTCGACGCCTTCGGCGACGGCGGTCAGCCCGACGGTGCGGGCGAGGGTGAGCAGGCTGGTCACGATCGCCCGGTCGTCGGCGTGGGTCTCGAGCCGGGGCATGAAGGCGTGATCGATCTTGACCTCGGTGACCGGAAGGTCGCGCAGGTAGAGCATGGAGGAGTAGCCGGTGCCGAAATCGTCGAGTGCGACCCCGGCGCCGAGGGCACGTATTCGGCCGAGAGTGCCGGCGGCCCGCGGCAGGTCCTGAACCAGCGCGGTCTCGGTCAGCTCCAGGACCAGACGCTCGGCGGCGGTGGCGGCGGCGCTGAGCGCTTCGGCGACGTCGGCGACGAGCGCCGCGCGGGCCACGTCCCGGGCTGTGACGTTGACCGACATGGTCCAGTCCGGCCAGCGGGCCGCCGCGGCGCAGGCGGTGCGCAGCACCCAGCTGGTCACCTCGGGCATCACCGGCGCCTGGGCGAGTGCGGGCAGGAAGTCATCGGGTGGGAGCAGCCCCCCGTCAGGATGGGCCCACCGCAGCAGCGCCTCGACCCCACGCGGCCGGCCGCTGGCCAACTCGACGATCGGCTGGTAGTGCAGCACGAGCTCGTCGGCGTTGATCGCCCGGCGGATATCGGCCTGGGAGACCACCGCAGCGAGCCCGCGCAGCGGGGGCCGCCCGGTACCGGTCCGGTCGGGTTCGTGGGACGGGGCTGCCACCCTGTCTGTATACCGCGCTACACACGCCGCGGATAGCTGCCAGTCGTGTGATGTCGGGCAGGTCCGACTTCTGATAGCTCGAAGGGATGGTTTTCCGCGAACCCACACCTGTTCAGCCGTCGCGGACCAGCATCGCAGGCGTGGCCACTGCCTCCACCCGAACCGATGGGTCGCCGCGCGCCCGGCAGATCAGCCTCGGCCGCCGCCTAGAGACGCTCCGGGCCATCCGCGACCCCGCCACCAAGCTCGCCGCAGCCACCCGCCTGCTCGACGAGCTCCGCGCTGACGAGCGCGCCGTCGCGGCAATTCGCGACGCTGCCATCCTCGCCCTGGCCAGCGAGGGTCACAGTTACGCCCAGATCGCGCAGGCCACGCGCCTCACCCGCGGCCGCATCGCGCAACTGGTCCAGCGCCTCCGGCCCCCGGGGGACTCAGATTAGATTGACTGGCCGCACCGGGTCGGAGACCGGGACGGCTAGCGATGCGGGATTCCCCACTGGCCCGCTCGGAAATGCAATCCGGCTCCCCTGAGCAGGGCGAACGCAACCCCGTTGACGATCTTTAGCGCCGGGTGGGCGGGGCCCAGAGGATCTTGAAAGCAGTGTATGACGCACGGAATTCGGTGGGAACGGGCATGGCAGTGACGGGCTTCACCATCGCACACGTGCCTGACGATGCTGGAATCATCGCCAGGCGACACGGGACAGCTCGCGGGTGGCCCTCTAGCCCCGCAGGCAACGGAAAGCCCGGATGCGGACCCGACGTGTCCT
This portion of the Mycobacteriales bacterium genome encodes:
- a CDS encoding EAL domain-containing protein, which gives rise to MAAPSHEPDRTGTGRPPLRGLAAVVSQADIRRAINADELVLHYQPIVELASGRPRGVEALLRWAHPDGGLLPPDDFLPALAQAPVMPEVTSWVLRTACAAAARWPDWTMSVNVTARDVARAALVADVAEALSAAATAAERLVLELTETALVQDLPRAAGTLGRIRALGAGVALDDFGTGYSSMLYLRDLPVTEVKIDHAFMPRLETHADDRAIVTSLLTLARTVGLTAVAEGVESVGQADLLGSLGCPLAQGYLWSRPVPAEDLDGLYRDGISAPQSAGSRPGNPPDGRPGDRAHELLAQGASLHTIAAALNAAGYRTDRDTRWHPVSVAHLINDTARPAPSGDRRLRGSTAAHPPQWQESAHRRGPRATRKVDPLRELGFRPSR